From Candidatus Sphingomonas colombiensis, one genomic window encodes:
- a CDS encoding MerR family transcriptional regulator, translating into MSGPDVKAAGAFRTIGEVAAATGLQQHVLRYWETRFPQLRPLTRAGNRRYYRAEDVALIERINRLLNQDGYTVKGVQKLLAGEGKRAAPATPAPAPAGHDVSSLRGVRAILQQALDSDRK; encoded by the coding sequence GTGAGCGGGCCGGACGTCAAAGCGGCGGGGGCATTCCGGACGATCGGTGAAGTCGCGGCCGCCACCGGCCTGCAACAGCATGTGCTCCGTTATTGGGAAACGCGCTTTCCCCAGCTCCGCCCGCTGACCCGCGCCGGCAACCGCCGTTATTATCGCGCGGAAGACGTTGCGCTGATCGAGCGGATCAACCGCCTGCTCAATCAGGACGGTTACACGGTGAAGGGCGTGCAGAAGCTACTCGCCGGCGAGGGAAAACGCGCCGCCCCGGCCACCCCTGCCCCCGCGCCTGCAGGACATGACGTATCTTCGCTGCGCGGCGTGCGGGCGATATTGCAGCAGGCGCTTGATAGCGACCGGAAGTAG
- a CDS encoding integration host factor subunit alpha: protein MSEAGTLTRADLSEALHRQVGLSRADSARMVEQVLDLLCDALAKGENVKISGFGTFVLRDKGERVGRNPKTGVEVPIAPRRVLTFRASQMMRDRIVSAG from the coding sequence ATGAGCGAAGCAGGAACCTTGACGCGTGCGGACCTGTCGGAGGCGCTGCACCGCCAGGTCGGGCTTTCGCGGGCCGATTCGGCACGGATGGTAGAGCAAGTGCTGGATTTGCTGTGCGATGCGCTCGCCAAAGGGGAGAATGTGAAAATCTCCGGCTTTGGCACCTTTGTCCTGCGCGACAAGGGCGAACGGGTGGGGCGCAATCCCAAGACCGGAGTGGAAGTGCCGATCGCGCCGCGTCGCGTACTCACCTTCCGTGCCAGTCAGATGATGCGCGATCGCATCGTCTCTGCGGGGTAG
- the map gene encoding type I methionyl aminopeptidase produces MVKTPDELALMRISGKLLASVFEMLDGLDLAGMSTLQVNDLVDRFITVDLAARPASKGQYDFEYVLNCSINHVVCHGVPDPGEIIRDGDIVNFDITLEKNGFIADSSKTYLVGNASPAAKRLVRVAQEAMWKGIKQVRPGAYLGDIGAAIERHAKKNGYSVVREYCGHGIGREMHEEPDVLNFGRPGTGMRLREGMVFTIEPMINQGSRKVSTEDDGWTVVTDDGKLSAQFEHTVAVTANGVDVLTLRRDEAAMLARRE; encoded by the coding sequence ATGGTGAAGACCCCGGACGAATTGGCGCTGATGCGCATATCGGGCAAGTTGCTGGCGTCGGTGTTCGAAATGCTGGACGGGCTGGACCTTGCGGGCATGTCGACCCTGCAGGTCAACGATCTGGTCGATCGTTTCATCACCGTGGATCTGGCCGCGCGCCCTGCCAGCAAGGGACAATATGATTTCGAATATGTCCTGAATTGTTCGATCAATCATGTCGTTTGCCACGGTGTGCCCGATCCCGGCGAAATCATCCGCGATGGCGACATCGTCAACTTCGACATTACGCTCGAAAAAAATGGCTTCATCGCGGATTCGAGCAAGACCTATCTGGTCGGCAACGCCTCGCCCGCAGCGAAACGGCTGGTGCGCGTCGCCCAGGAGGCGATGTGGAAGGGCATAAAACAGGTGCGGCCCGGCGCCTATCTCGGAGACATCGGGGCCGCGATCGAGCGGCATGCCAAGAAAAACGGCTATTCGGTCGTGCGCGAATATTGCGGGCACGGCATCGGCCGGGAGATGCATGAGGAACCGGATGTGCTCAATTTCGGGCGACCGGGAACAGGGATGAGGCTGCGCGAAGGCATGGTCTTCACCATCGAGCCGATGATCAATCAGGGCAGCCGCAAGGTTTCCACTGAAGACGACGGATGGACGGTGGTGACCGACGACGGCAAGCTCTCCGCCCAATTCGAGCATACGGTCGCGGTCACGGCAAATGGCGTCGATGTCTTGACCCTGCGCCGTGATGAAGCTGCGATGCTGGCGCGCCGAGAGTGA
- a CDS encoding peptide chain release factor 3, protein MTSPRRTFAIISHPDAGKTTLTEKLLQVGGAIHLAGEVKARGANRRARSDWMKIEQQRGISVTSSVMTFEKDGVTFNLLDTPGHEDFSEDTYRTLTAVDSAVMVIDAARGIESQTRKLFEVCRLRSVPIITFINKVDREGRAPFELLDEVADALALDVAPMSWPVGMGGTFEGVLDLKRWSISRPEGGSRTFQGKVDAEPILPDAVREEVELAQAGYAEFDVDAYRNGDLTPVYFGSALKDFGPGELIAALADYAPPPRPQPADPAPVSPDEKEVTGFVFKVQANMDPQHRDRIAFMRLCSGTFKRGMKLTPSGHGKPIAVHSPILFFAQDREIADEAYPGDIIGIPNHGTLRVGDTLSERAAVRFTGLPNFAPEILRRVALKDPTKTKQLRKALDDMAEEGVTQVFYPEIGSNWIIGVVGQLQLEVLISRLEAEYKVAAGLEPAPFDTARWVSSDDAAALKDFTDINRAALAKDRDGNPVFLAKSAWEVNYIADRYPKVKFAATRER, encoded by the coding sequence ATGACTTCCCCCCGCCGCACCTTCGCGATCATCTCGCACCCTGACGCCGGCAAGACGACGCTGACCGAAAAGCTGCTTCAGGTCGGCGGCGCGATCCACCTCGCCGGCGAAGTGAAGGCGCGCGGCGCGAACCGGCGCGCGCGATCGGACTGGATGAAGATCGAGCAGCAGCGCGGCATCTCGGTCACGTCGTCGGTGATGACGTTCGAGAAGGACGGCGTGACCTTCAACCTGCTCGACACGCCGGGGCATGAGGATTTCAGCGAGGATACCTATCGCACGCTCACCGCCGTCGATTCGGCGGTGATGGTGATCGACGCCGCGCGCGGCATCGAAAGCCAGACGCGCAAGCTGTTCGAGGTGTGCCGCCTGCGTTCCGTGCCGATCATCACCTTCATCAACAAGGTCGATCGCGAGGGGCGTGCGCCGTTCGAGCTGCTCGACGAGGTGGCGGACGCGCTGGCGCTGGATGTCGCGCCGATGAGCTGGCCGGTCGGCATGGGGGGCACGTTCGAGGGCGTGCTTGATCTCAAGCGCTGGTCGATCAGCCGGCCGGAGGGCGGCAGCCGCACCTTTCAGGGCAAGGTCGATGCCGAGCCGATCCTGCCCGATGCGGTGCGCGAGGAAGTGGAGCTGGCGCAGGCTGGCTATGCCGAATTCGATGTTGACGCTTATCGCAACGGCGATCTCACCCCGGTTTATTTCGGCTCCGCGCTCAAGGATTTCGGCCCCGGCGAACTGATCGCCGCGCTGGCTGATTATGCCCCGCCGCCGCGTCCGCAGCCGGCCGATCCGGCGCCCGTCTCACCGGACGAGAAGGAAGTCACCGGCTTCGTCTTCAAGGTGCAGGCGAATATGGACCCGCAGCATCGCGATCGCATCGCCTTCATGCGGCTGTGCTCCGGCACATTCAAACGCGGCATGAAGCTGACACCGAGCGGCCATGGCAAGCCGATCGCCGTCCATTCGCCGATCCTGTTCTTCGCGCAGGATCGCGAGATCGCGGATGAGGCCTATCCCGGCGATATCATCGGTATCCCCAATCACGGCACGTTACGGGTGGGCGACACGCTTTCCGAGCGCGCCGCCGTGCGCTTCACCGGCCTGCCCAATTTCGCGCCCGAAATCCTGCGTCGCGTCGCACTCAAGGACCCGACCAAGACCAAACAGCTCCGCAAGGCGCTCGACGATATGGCCGAGGAAGGGGTGACGCAGGTATTCTATCCCGAGATCGGATCGAACTGGATCATCGGCGTCGTTGGCCAGCTCCAGCTTGAGGTGCTGATCAGCCGGCTGGAGGCTGAGTATAAGGTCGCCGCCGGGCTGGAACCCGCACCGTTCGACACCGCGCGCTGGGTATCGAGCGACGATGCCGCCGCACTCAAGGACTTCACCGATATCAACCGCGCCGCGCTGGCGAAGGATCGCGACGGCAATCCGGTGTTCCTCGCCAAGAGCGCGTGGGAGGTGAACTACATCGCCGATCGCTATCCCAAGGTGAAGTTCGCGGCGACGCGGGAGCGCTAG
- a CDS encoding MFS transporter, giving the protein MIDRERPGYPRLVLAMLLLVYVFNFLDRQILGILAQPIKADLGLTDAEFGAIGGLAFALLYSVLGVPLAILADRTSRSGVIAGALVVWSGFTALCGLAGNFMQLFLFRLGVGVGEAGGAAPSYALIADYFPPERRARALAIYSMGVPIGLAAGVLLGGYIAQLVEWRVAFLTVGIAGIVIAPFFYWIVRDRPRPPAPERAVKGEVFGILARKPTFWLLSIAAGSSSLCGYGLALWTPSVMIRSYGFDLITTGQFMGSLLLIGGTAGVFTGGWLADRLGRLDQTWYVKIPAIAWLITVPTFAAGLLAPNPWLAWPLLLIPNALNILWLGPITTAVQHLVPTRMRATASGSFLFINNLLGLGIGPLLMGSLSDWLKGGFGAESLRYAAVACVGFYLFAGLLVLFAIRSIKRDWVAEGA; this is encoded by the coding sequence ATGATCGATCGCGAACGGCCGGGGTATCCCCGGCTCGTGCTGGCGATGCTGCTGCTGGTCTATGTCTTCAATTTCCTCGACCGGCAGATCCTCGGCATCCTTGCCCAGCCGATCAAGGCGGATCTGGGGCTGACGGATGCGGAGTTCGGCGCGATCGGCGGCCTTGCCTTCGCATTGCTCTATTCCGTGCTCGGCGTTCCGCTCGCCATCCTCGCCGATCGCACCAGCCGCAGCGGGGTGATCGCCGGGGCGCTGGTGGTGTGGAGCGGGTTTACCGCGCTGTGCGGTCTCGCCGGCAATTTCATGCAATTGTTCCTGTTCCGCCTCGGTGTAGGCGTCGGCGAAGCCGGTGGGGCCGCGCCATCCTACGCGCTGATCGCAGACTATTTCCCGCCGGAACGTCGCGCCCGCGCGCTGGCGATTTATTCGATGGGGGTGCCGATCGGGCTGGCGGCCGGGGTGCTGCTCGGCGGCTATATTGCGCAGCTTGTGGAATGGCGCGTCGCCTTTCTGACGGTGGGGATCGCGGGGATCGTGATCGCCCCGTTCTTCTACTGGATCGTGCGCGATCGTCCGCGCCCACCCGCGCCCGAGCGCGCGGTGAAGGGGGAAGTGTTCGGCATCCTCGCGCGTAAGCCGACCTTCTGGTTGCTCTCGATCGCTGCCGGCTCCAGTTCGCTGTGCGGCTATGGCCTGGCACTGTGGACGCCATCGGTGATGATCCGCAGCTATGGCTTCGATCTGATCACCACCGGGCAATTCATGGGATCACTGCTGCTGATCGGTGGCACCGCAGGGGTGTTTACCGGCGGCTGGCTCGCAGATCGGCTCGGGCGGCTCGATCAGACGTGGTACGTCAAAATCCCGGCGATCGCGTGGCTGATTACGGTGCCCACCTTCGCCGCCGGGCTGCTCGCGCCTAATCCATGGCTGGCGTGGCCGCTGCTGCTGATCCCGAACGCGCTCAATATCCTGTGGCTCGGGCCGATCACCACCGCGGTCCAGCATCTCGTGCCGACGCGGATGCGCGCCACCGCCTCGGGCAGCTTCCTGTTCATCAACAACCTGCTCGGACTCGGCATCGGGCCGCTGCTGATGGGATCGCTTTCCGATTGGCTGAAGGGTGGCTTTGGCGCCGAATCGCTGCGTTATGCCGCGGTCGCATGCGTCGGCTTTTACCTGTTCGCGGGCCTGCTGGTGCTGTTCGCGATCCGCTCGATCAAGCGCGACTGGGTGGCCGAAGGGGCGTGA
- a CDS encoding TonB-dependent receptor, with protein sequence MNSHAALRSGVAALALTAAVPSFAQEAPQSAAEEAAATNDMDIVVTARRREETLQSVPVAVTAFTADKLAKSGAIDLTDIQNTTPNTTLKVSRGTNSTLAAFIRGVGQQDPVPGFEAGIGIYLDDVYLNRPQAAVLDVYDVERIEVLRGPQGTLYGRNTIGGAVKYVTKRLADTPSATVKATYGSYNQADGVISLSTPIGDMFKVGVSGARLTRDGFGRNLNLGIDNYNKKLWAGRGTVEFESPDKRLFIRITGDYTHDTSNPRNGHRLIPGLLSGAPVLSNVFDTRAGLNNPKQDIQGGGLSMTVNAELSDHFTLRSISAWRKDRSYTPIDFDSLPSIDVDVPAVYRNEQTSQEFQLHYKSDKVNGLVGFYYLGAKASTAFDVLLFTTGGAILPGLDGFTAGDVRTETSSIYGDFTFDFTDQLSLSLGGRYTWDERTSFIYKANYLNGPTAEFGGHATLLGAPATNFRGTANFKKFTPRASLSYKITPDHMIYASYSEGFKGGGFDPRGAGTSAPISNPAAGRTYQDIYNFLRFKPESVTSYEIGYKGSLFDRRWTYALDGFYSKYTDVQVPGSVACTVNGISSFCGITTNAAKATIKGIEAETNAQLVRDFAGVGSSFNLSGTLGYIDAKYDRFIGPTGTDVANVRVFQNTPHWTTSGTATLNLPAGDGMLTALTTVSYRSLTHQFETQSPFLDQPGYTLLDAGVTYAFGANRQFSFGVYGRNLTDKKYKTAGYQYIKTDIAGNPLNAAGQIITNGKGYVSTLGQEGIATAFYGNPRQVFATFTAKF encoded by the coding sequence ATCAATTCTCACGCCGCGCTCCGCAGCGGCGTCGCCGCTCTCGCGCTCACGGCCGCCGTACCCTCGTTCGCGCAGGAGGCTCCACAGTCCGCCGCCGAAGAGGCCGCCGCGACGAACGACATGGATATCGTCGTCACCGCGCGCCGGCGTGAGGAGACGCTGCAATCCGTGCCGGTCGCCGTCACCGCCTTCACCGCCGACAAGCTGGCGAAGAGTGGCGCGATCGATCTCACCGATATTCAGAATACCACGCCGAACACCACGTTGAAGGTTTCGCGCGGCACCAATTCCACGCTGGCGGCCTTCATCCGCGGCGTCGGCCAGCAGGATCCGGTGCCGGGTTTCGAGGCGGGCATCGGCATCTATCTCGATGACGTTTATCTCAATCGCCCGCAGGCCGCCGTTCTCGATGTCTATGATGTCGAGCGGATCGAGGTGCTGCGCGGCCCGCAGGGCACGCTTTACGGCCGCAACACGATCGGCGGCGCGGTGAAATACGTCACCAAGCGCCTCGCCGACACGCCGTCGGCAACGGTGAAGGCGACCTATGGCAGCTATAATCAGGCGGATGGGGTCATCAGCCTGTCCACCCCAATCGGCGACATGTTCAAGGTTGGCGTATCCGGTGCGCGCCTGACGCGCGACGGGTTCGGCCGAAACCTCAATCTCGGCATCGACAATTACAACAAGAAGCTCTGGGCCGGGCGCGGCACCGTGGAGTTCGAATCGCCCGACAAGCGGCTCTTCATCCGCATCACCGGCGATTATACCCATGATACGTCGAACCCGCGCAACGGCCACCGCCTGATCCCCGGCCTGCTATCCGGTGCACCGGTGCTGTCGAACGTGTTCGATACGCGCGCGGGCCTCAACAATCCGAAGCAGGACATTCAGGGCGGCGGCCTGTCGATGACGGTCAACGCCGAGCTTTCGGATCATTTCACGCTGCGCAGCATCAGCGCGTGGCGCAAGGATCGTTCGTACACGCCGATCGATTTCGACTCGCTCCCGTCGATCGATGTCGACGTGCCTGCGGTCTATCGCAACGAGCAGACCAGCCAGGAATTCCAGCTCCACTATAAGAGCGACAAGGTGAACGGCCTCGTCGGCTTCTACTATCTCGGCGCGAAGGCATCGACCGCGTTCGATGTGCTGCTGTTCACCACGGGTGGCGCGATATTGCCGGGCCTGGACGGGTTCACAGCAGGCGACGTGCGCACCGAAACCAGCTCGATCTACGGCGATTTCACCTTCGATTTCACCGATCAGCTCAGCCTGTCGCTCGGCGGGCGTTATACGTGGGATGAGCGCACGTCGTTCATCTACAAGGCGAACTACCTCAACGGCCCGACGGCCGAGTTCGGCGGCCACGCGACCCTGCTCGGCGCGCCCGCAACCAACTTCCGTGGCACGGCCAATTTCAAGAAGTTCACGCCACGCGCCTCGCTCAGCTACAAGATCACGCCCGATCACATGATCTATGCGTCGTATTCGGAAGGCTTCAAGGGCGGCGGTTTTGACCCGCGTGGCGCGGGCACCAGCGCGCCGATCAGCAATCCGGCCGCTGGCCGAACCTATCAGGACATTTACAACTTCCTGCGTTTCAAGCCGGAATCCGTCACCAGCTATGAAATCGGCTATAAGGGATCGCTGTTCGATCGCCGCTGGACCTACGCACTCGACGGATTCTATTCCAAATATACCGACGTGCAGGTTCCGGGTTCGGTCGCATGCACGGTGAACGGCATCTCCAGCTTCTGCGGCATCACGACCAACGCGGCAAAGGCGACGATCAAGGGCATCGAGGCCGAAACCAACGCGCAACTGGTGCGCGATTTCGCCGGCGTCGGCTCGTCGTTCAATCTGTCCGGCACGCTCGGCTACATCGACGCGAAATATGATCGCTTCATCGGCCCGACCGGCACCGATGTCGCCAACGTCCGCGTGTTCCAGAACACGCCGCATTGGACGACATCGGGCACCGCCACGCTCAATCTGCCGGCGGGCGACGGAATGCTCACCGCGCTGACCACCGTGTCGTATCGCAGCCTGACGCATCAGTTCGAGACGCAGAGCCCGTTCCTCGATCAGCCGGGCTATACGCTGCTCGACGCGGGGGTGACCTATGCGTTCGGTGCGAACCGGCAATTCTCGTTCGGCGTCTATGGCCGCAATCTGACCGACAAGAAGTACAAGACCGCCGGCTATCAATATATCAAGACCGATATCGCCGGTAATCCGCTCAACGCGGCGGGCCAGATAATCACCAATGGCAAGGGCTATGTCTCGACGCTTGGTCAGGAAGGCATCGCCACCGCGTTTTATGGCAACCCACGGCAGGTATTCGCGACCTTCACCGCGAAGTTCTGA
- the plsX gene encoding phosphate acyltransferase PlsX yields the protein MSDSSWIAVDAMGGDEGLAVMLAGVARARRRFEGMKFLLVGDEASIREGLKSHPNLSGNAEIVHAPDVVGSSETAGKALRRAKTTSMGVAIDCVKQGRAGAAVSAGNTGALMAMAKLSLRTMPGIDRPALAAMLPTLGDNDVVMLDLGANTECDARNLVQFAVMGAAYARTTLDLESPRVALLNIGSEDQKGTEEIRDAAQILRDATHLPMRFTGFVEGDRLARGHVDVIVCDGFSGNIALKTAEGTARFVADLLKRAFTSSVRSKIGFLISRPATQLLRDHLDPNNHNGAVFLGLNGLVLKSHGGANELGVATAIGNAAKMVQADLARRIAEDLGNFEKQAA from the coding sequence ATGTCCGACAGCTCCTGGATCGCCGTCGATGCGATGGGCGGTGACGAGGGGCTGGCGGTTATGCTCGCCGGTGTCGCGCGCGCGCGTCGTCGCTTCGAGGGGATGAAATTCCTCCTCGTTGGTGACGAAGCGTCGATTCGCGAGGGGCTGAAGAGCCACCCCAATTTGAGCGGCAATGCCGAGATCGTTCACGCTCCCGACGTCGTCGGGTCGAGTGAGACGGCCGGCAAGGCTCTGCGCCGTGCCAAGACGACCTCGATGGGCGTCGCGATCGACTGCGTGAAGCAAGGTCGCGCGGGCGCAGCCGTGTCGGCCGGCAACACCGGCGCGCTGATGGCGATGGCGAAGCTCTCGCTCCGCACCATGCCCGGCATCGACCGCCCCGCGCTGGCCGCGATGCTGCCGACGCTCGGCGACAATGATGTCGTGATGCTCGATCTCGGCGCCAATACCGAGTGCGACGCGCGCAATCTGGTGCAATTCGCGGTGATGGGTGCAGCTTATGCGCGCACCACGCTCGATCTCGAAAGCCCACGAGTCGCGCTGCTCAACATCGGCAGCGAGGATCAGAAGGGCACCGAGGAAATCCGCGATGCCGCGCAGATCCTGCGTGACGCGACTCACCTGCCAATGCGCTTCACCGGCTTCGTCGAGGGCGACCGGCTGGCGCGCGGGCATGTCGACGTGATCGTGTGCGATGGCTTTTCCGGCAATATCGCGCTGAAGACCGCCGAGGGCACCGCGCGATTCGTCGCCGATCTGCTGAAGCGCGCCTTCACCTCATCCGTGCGGTCGAAGATCGGCTTCCTGATCTCCCGCCCGGCGACGCAATTGCTGCGCGATCATCTCGATCCAAACAATCACAATGGCGCGGTCTTCCTTGGCCTCAACGGGCTGGTGCTGAAAAGCCATGGGGGCGCCAACGAACTCGGCGTGGCGACCGCCATCGGCAATGCGGCCAAGATGGTGCAGGCCGATCTCGCGCGGCGCATCGCCGAAGATCTGGGTAATTTCGAAAAGCAGGCGGCATGA
- a CDS encoding TetR/AcrR family transcriptional regulator, which yields MSDGRQIEQNATPRGAEEPAASTDKRPRTARGQRTQRAILDAAALEFGEHGFHAASISGITRRAGVALGSFYTWFDSKDAVFRALVRDMSDQVRNHVGPAIRAAPDQIAAERAGLEHFLEFVRGHKEIYRIIDESEFVDPESFRLHYCSTADRIRERLQAAAARGELIDEVGEVHAWAIMGMNVFLGLRFGVWAKDAPSGEIADQIAAMLARGLSRRP from the coding sequence ATGAGCGACGGGCGGCAGATTGAGCAGAATGCTACGCCGCGCGGCGCGGAAGAACCGGCGGCGAGCACGGATAAGCGGCCGCGTACCGCGCGCGGGCAGCGCACCCAGCGTGCGATCCTAGACGCGGCGGCGCTGGAGTTTGGCGAGCACGGCTTCCACGCCGCGTCGATCAGCGGAATCACCCGCCGCGCGGGTGTGGCGCTCGGCAGTTTTTACACGTGGTTCGACTCGAAGGACGCGGTGTTCCGCGCGCTCGTTCGCGACATGTCCGATCAGGTGCGCAATCATGTTGGCCCGGCGATTCGCGCCGCCCCCGATCAGATCGCGGCGGAGCGCGCTGGCCTCGAACATTTTCTCGAGTTCGTGCGCGGTCACAAGGAGATCTATCGCATCATCGACGAATCCGAATTCGTCGATCCGGAAAGTTTCCGGCTCCATTATTGCTCCACCGCCGATCGCATCCGCGAGCGGCTTCAGGCGGCAGCGGCACGGGGCGAATTGATCGACGAGGTTGGCGAGGTCCATGCCTGGGCGATCATGGGGATGAACGTGTTCCTGGGCTTACGATTCGGCGTGTGGGCGAAAGATGCTCCGAGCGGCGAGATCGCCGATCAGATTGCGGCGATGCTCGCGCGTGGACTGTCTCGACGGCCCTGA
- a CDS encoding ketoacyl-ACP synthase III, which yields MIRSVITGTGSALPARRVSNADLAEMVDTTDEWIVERTGIRFRHIAAPDETTATLATDAAKAALAAAGVHAQDIDLIVLATATPDQTFPATATKVQAALGIDDCTAFDVAAVCSGFLYAVQVADSMIRASAHRKALVIGAETFSRILDWEDRTTCVLFGDGAGAIVLEAQESDERNGRGILATRLHADGRRNELLYVDGGPSTTGTVGKVRMKGREVFRHAVVNLATVMGESLAAAGLATDDVDWVVPHQANARILDATARKLGLAAEKVVMTVDRHANTSAASVPLALDAAVRDGRINRDQIVVLEAMGGGFTWGASVVRF from the coding sequence ATGATCAGGAGTGTCATTACCGGAACCGGCTCGGCACTGCCGGCACGGCGCGTCTCGAACGCCGATCTGGCGGAGATGGTCGACACCACCGACGAATGGATCGTCGAGCGCACCGGCATCCGTTTCCGCCACATCGCGGCACCTGACGAAACCACCGCAACGCTCGCCACCGATGCCGCGAAAGCGGCGCTGGCCGCCGCCGGGGTGCACGCGCAGGATATCGATCTGATCGTGCTCGCGACGGCCACGCCGGACCAGACCTTTCCCGCCACCGCCACCAAGGTGCAGGCCGCGCTCGGCATCGACGACTGCACCGCGTTCGACGTGGCGGCGGTCTGCTCCGGCTTCCTTTACGCCGTGCAGGTCGCGGACAGCATGATTCGCGCCTCCGCGCATCGCAAGGCGCTGGTGATCGGCGCGGAGACGTTCAGCCGCATCCTCGACTGGGAGGATCGCACCACCTGCGTGCTGTTCGGCGACGGCGCGGGCGCGATCGTGCTGGAGGCGCAGGAGAGCGACGAGCGCAACGGGCGCGGCATCCTCGCGACCCGCCTCCACGCCGACGGGCGGCGCAACGAACTGCTTTATGTCGACGGCGGCCCCTCCACCACCGGCACCGTCGGCAAGGTGCGGATGAAGGGGCGCGAAGTGTTTCGCCACGCGGTCGTCAATCTCGCGACGGTGATGGGCGAATCGCTCGCCGCCGCCGGGCTGGCTACCGACGACGTCGACTGGGTCGTGCCGCATCAGGCCAATGCCCGCATCCTCGACGCCACCGCGCGCAAGCTCGGACTCGCGGCTGAAAAGGTCGTGATGACGGTCGACCGGCACGCCAATACCTCCGCCGCATCGGTGCCGCTCGCGCTCGACGCAGCGGTCCGTGATGGCCGCATCAATCGCGACCAGATCGTCGTGCTGGAAGCGATGGGCGGCGGGTTCACCTGGGGTGCTTCGGTCGTTCGTTTCTAA
- a CDS encoding ParD-like family protein — MGIVKIDDELHEEVRRASDVMCRSINAQAEFWMKIGMLAEANPTLSFNNIVKTQLAAANVGLTHVAVVAA; from the coding sequence ATGGGCATCGTGAAGATTGACGACGAACTGCACGAGGAAGTCCGCCGCGCGAGCGATGTAATGTGCCGGTCAATCAACGCGCAGGCCGAATTCTGGATGAAGATCGGTATGCTGGCGGAAGCCAACCCGACGCTGTCTTTCAATAACATCGTGAAAACGCAGCTCGCGGCGGCGAATGTGGGGCTCACGCACGTGGCTGTGGTGGCCGCCTGA